From the Paenibacillus tianjinensis genome, the window TTATCAGAGCCATTTCCTGGTCATGGCGGTCCAGAATTACCCACTCATCCTTCAAGATGGATTTAAGGCCCTTGCGGCGGAGTGCTCCCACATGCTCACCGGTCTCCGAGTCATGCACATCATAGGTTGCACTGAAATCGATCACACTGCGGGCTTTAATACGCAAAAGCTCCTTCTGCATGCTCTCATCGGTGTAGAGCGCAATATCCTCTTTTAGTTTAAACGCTTTCATTTGGGAGAAAAGGACAAGCTCCTCCGAACCGTTATAAATGTGCAGCTTGGCACCCATAATCGAAAAAACCTTTTTACGGATCGTGTATTCCTTGTAGCTAAATGCATGATTCAATGTCAATCGCCTCCTAAAAATTGTCTATATCATCTCATATGACAGCAGCATGTGCTATAGCATTTGCCTCAGGCCATAATTTTTTTGTTTAGACTTGTCTCATAATCCGGACACTCTGTTCATAGAGTAGAGATATAGATTTAAGTAGAACAACCTTTTGGGAGCGAAGGAGCTGTCTTGCATGAGAAAAAGAAACAAGTTTAAGCATGGCATGTATATGCTGATTGCGCTGGCTATGCTGCTCTATGCACTGCCGAAGCTGTCTTTTCAGGAAGGGCCCAGCTGGGTGCTGGGATTCGGCGTCGTCTGGTGTATCTTTGCCTTTCTGGTCATTGCCGCCCATCTCCATTTCATTATCGGGGTGGATGAGGAGAAGCAGAAGCAGCTGGAGGCGGTCCGCAAGCATAAGCTGGAGCAGTGGCAGGGCAAGTGGAATGAGGAATCCCGGGTGTCACAGCGGCTATAGAATATCTGAAAATCCCTGACTGCCGGTATGGGCGGTTCAGGGGTTTTTTGTGCATAAGAATCTCAGAATCAACTCTGAATCACCTGCAACGGGCTGTTGTACTCTGGTGTTCCCAGCGTGTATAATGAGTACAGAGTAGTACAGATCGGGGTATGGGGGTGTAACAGTTGGAAGGACAAGGCGATAACATTACGAAGCATGAACAGTTGCTGCAGCATATCGAAGGTCTCAAGGTTGGCACCAAAATCTCTGTCC encodes:
- a CDS encoding LURP-one-related/scramblase family protein → MNHAFSYKEYTIRKKVFSIMGAKLHIYNGSEELVLFSQMKAFKLKEDIALYTDESMQKELLRIKARSVIDFSATYDVHDSETGEHVGALRRKGLKSILKDEWVILDRHDQEMALIKEDSTLMALLRRFITLIPQKYNIEFDGNAISAYRQNFNPFVTKIIADFSEDRTGQLDRRLGLAAGILLCAVEGKQD